The Vibrio tubiashii ATCC 19109 genome has a segment encoding these proteins:
- a CDS encoding YcjX family GTP-binding protein gives MKQITQEVNDLLSRTMDSHVRIAVTGLSRAGKTAFISSLVNQLLHTSTHENLPLFSAARDKRLVGAKREPQTNMLVPRFAYDEAMQHVHLDPPIWPEPTRDVSEIRLAVKYRPQKKTKKLFGSTSTLHIDIIDYPGEWLLDLPLLDMDFHQWSQSQFEALKGKRKELAQPWLERLKQIDLTAELDENLLAEVSVLYTEFLHNCKEQGLHWVQPGRFVLPGDLEGAPVLQFFPCQFEQQSKAEKGSNLAMLKARYQEYQQKVVKAFYKHHFSTFDRQIVLVDCLQPLNAGYESFHDMRHALEQIMHSFRYGRSNILKRLFAPRIDKILFAATKADHVTPEQHTNLVSLLQQMVHPAWQTASYENIEMNCMTMASIQATQAGFISKGDQSYPAIQGVTMDEQALTVFPGEVPKKLPAQDYWHEKGFEFTAFRPQQSSPDEPLPHIRMDKALEYLIGDKLK, from the coding sequence ATGAAGCAAATTACTCAAGAAGTTAATGATTTACTTAGCCGTACTATGGACTCCCATGTTCGTATTGCCGTGACAGGTCTTTCTAGAGCGGGTAAAACCGCATTTATTAGCTCGCTCGTTAATCAGCTTCTCCATACTTCAACTCATGAAAATCTACCGTTATTTTCCGCAGCGCGAGACAAGAGATTAGTCGGCGCCAAGCGTGAGCCGCAAACCAATATGCTTGTTCCGCGTTTTGCCTATGATGAGGCAATGCAGCATGTACATTTAGATCCGCCGATTTGGCCGGAACCAACTCGCGACGTGAGTGAGATCCGACTGGCAGTAAAATATCGTCCGCAGAAAAAGACCAAAAAGTTGTTCGGCAGCACATCTACTTTACACATCGATATTATCGATTACCCGGGTGAGTGGTTACTTGATTTACCTCTGCTTGATATGGACTTTCATCAGTGGTCGCAAAGTCAGTTCGAGGCATTGAAAGGTAAGCGTAAAGAACTGGCTCAGCCTTGGCTAGAACGGCTTAAACAAATTGATTTAACTGCGGAGTTAGATGAAAACCTTCTTGCAGAAGTCTCTGTGCTTTACACCGAGTTTCTTCATAACTGTAAAGAGCAAGGTTTGCACTGGGTGCAGCCGGGCCGGTTTGTCTTGCCCGGAGATTTAGAAGGTGCCCCGGTGCTGCAGTTTTTCCCTTGTCAGTTTGAACAACAAAGCAAAGCAGAGAAAGGCTCTAACTTAGCCATGCTCAAAGCACGCTATCAAGAGTACCAACAGAAAGTGGTTAAGGCGTTCTACAAACATCACTTTTCGACTTTTGACCGTCAAATCGTGCTGGTGGACTGTTTACAACCGCTTAATGCGGGCTATGAATCATTCCACGATATGCGTCATGCCCTAGAACAGATCATGCACAGTTTCCGCTATGGTCGAAGCAATATCTTGAAGCGCTTGTTTGCTCCTCGAATCGATAAGATATTGTTTGCCGCAACTAAAGCTGACCATGTAACGCCGGAGCAGCACACCAATTTGGTTTCTTTGCTCCAGCAGATGGTGCATCCGGCATGGCAAACCGCGTCGTACGAAAATATTGAAATGAACTGCATGACCATGGCATCGATACAGGCAACGCAAGCAGGCTTTATTAGTAAGGGCGACCAATCTTACCCTGCGATTCAAGGGGTCACTATGGATGAGCAAGCACTTACAGTGTTTCCCGGTGAAGTACCCAAAAAGCTGCCCGCTCAAGACTACTGGCATGAGAAAGGCTTCGAGTTTACTGCCTTTAGACCCCAACAATCTTCACCGGATGAGCCTTTGCCGCATATTCGTATGGATAAAGCACTGGAATACTTAATCGGAGATAAGCTGAAATGA
- a CDS encoding fumarate hydratase: MTVIRQQDVISSVADALQYISYYHPLDFVQALEKAYNREESQAAKDAIAQILINSRMSAEGHRPICQDTGIVTCFVNVGMGVQWDSTELTVQQMVDEGVRQAYNNPDNPLRASVLMDPAGKRINTKDNTPAVVHINMVPGNKVEIQIAAKGGGSENKTKMVMLNPSDDIAEWVEKTLPTMGAGWCPPGMLGIGIGGTAEKAAVLAKESLMEHIDIQELIDRGPQNAEEELRLDIFNRVNKLGIGAQGLGGLTTVVDVKIKTAPTHAASKPVCLIPNCAATRHVHFTLDGTGPADLQPPKLEEWPDITWEAGANTRRVNLDEVTQEEVEKWKTGETVLLSGKILTGRDAAHKRIQGMLQSGEGLPEGVDFKGKFIYYVGPVDAVGDEAVGPAGPTTSTRMDKFTDMMLEETGIMGMIGKAERGPATVESIKKHKAVYLMAVGGAAYLVAKAIKKARVVAFEDLGMEAIYEFEVEDMPVTVAVDSNGANAHQIGPDTWKVKIQEMEDQA; encoded by the coding sequence ATGACCGTAATTCGCCAGCAGGATGTGATCAGCAGTGTTGCTGATGCACTCCAGTACATTTCTTATTACCATCCATTAGACTTTGTCCAAGCCCTAGAAAAAGCCTATAACCGTGAAGAGAGTCAAGCGGCGAAAGATGCCATTGCTCAAATCCTAATTAACTCTCGTATGTCTGCAGAAGGCCATCGCCCGATCTGTCAGGACACTGGTATTGTGACCTGCTTTGTGAATGTGGGCATGGGTGTTCAGTGGGACTCAACGGAGCTGACTGTTCAGCAAATGGTTGATGAAGGTGTGCGCCAAGCATACAACAACCCAGACAACCCGCTACGTGCCTCGGTTCTTATGGATCCAGCAGGTAAGCGAATCAACACTAAAGACAACACTCCTGCCGTTGTTCACATCAATATGGTGCCGGGCAACAAGGTTGAAATTCAAATTGCGGCGAAAGGCGGCGGCTCAGAAAACAAGACCAAGATGGTGATGCTTAACCCATCGGATGATATCGCTGAATGGGTAGAGAAAACACTACCTACAATGGGCGCAGGTTGGTGTCCTCCAGGTATGCTTGGTATCGGCATTGGTGGTACAGCAGAAAAAGCGGCGGTACTGGCGAAAGAGTCTCTGATGGAGCACATCGACATTCAAGAGCTGATTGACCGTGGTCCACAAAATGCAGAAGAAGAGCTTCGCCTCGATATTTTCAATCGAGTTAACAAGCTTGGTATTGGTGCTCAAGGTCTGGGCGGTTTGACTACCGTTGTTGATGTTAAAATTAAAACGGCACCAACTCACGCCGCTTCTAAGCCAGTGTGCTTGATTCCAAACTGTGCCGCGACGCGTCACGTCCATTTCACGCTTGATGGAACTGGCCCTGCAGATCTTCAACCACCTAAGCTTGAAGAGTGGCCGGATATCACTTGGGAAGCCGGTGCGAATACTCGCCGTGTTAATTTAGATGAAGTGACTCAAGAAGAAGTAGAAAAGTGGAAAACAGGTGAAACCGTTTTACTTTCAGGCAAAATCCTAACAGGTCGTGATGCAGCACATAAACGCATTCAAGGCATGCTGCAAAGTGGTGAAGGCTTGCCTGAAGGCGTCGACTTCAAAGGCAAATTTATCTACTACGTAGGTCCAGTTGATGCTGTGGGTGATGAAGCGGTTGGTCCTGCTGGTCCTACGACTTCTACGCGTATGGATAAGTTTACCGATATGATGTTAGAAGAGACGGGCATCATGGGCATGATTGGTAAAGCCGAGCGCGGGCCTGCAACAGTTGAGTCGATTAAAAAGCATAAAGCGGTGTACCTAATGGCGGTAGGCGGTGCGGCTTACTTGGTTGCTAAAGCGATTAAGAAAGCGCGCGTGGTTGCATTTGAAGACCTAGGCATGGAGGCGATCTACGAATTTGAAGTAGAAGATATGCCTGTGACTGTCGCGGTTGACTCAAACGGTGCAAACGCTCACCAGATTGGTCCAGACACTTGGAAAGTAAAAATCCAAGAAATGGAAGACCAAGCTTAA
- the pabB gene encoding aminodeoxychorismate synthase component 1 translates to MNNIKSNRLEIKPIPYQLDLAAQHFANIHQRPWAMLLRSPSRTHVDSRFDILVADPIATITTLGAESYIVTEGVKETSSDNPFELLKRVQAQVLPNLEYCGELPFIGGALGYFSYDLGRQVERMPSLAKQDLVTPDMAIGLYDWALIVDHKEKSAYVVGSDTEEKWQWLTSQQENKVEAFALSGGWQSNMTKESYSSKFAQVQEYLRSGDCYQINLAQRFSAPYQGCEWQAYQRLEGVNQGPFSAFVRTEHGAILSVSPERFLQVKDNEIETKPIKGTRPRSADPQADRNAAYELANAEKDQAENLMIVDLLRNDVGRVAKPGSVHVPKLFDIESFPAVHHLVSTICAKLDDQYCAADLLKASFPGGSITGAPKIRAMEIIEELEPHRRSAYCGSIGYVSRHGRMDTSITIRTLVAENGNIHVWAGGGLVADSQCEAEYQETLDKLSKILPILE, encoded by the coding sequence ATGAATAACATCAAGTCAAATCGCTTAGAAATCAAACCGATTCCTTATCAGCTAGACCTTGCAGCCCAACACTTTGCTAACATTCACCAGCGACCTTGGGCCATGTTATTGCGCTCTCCTTCCAGAACGCACGTTGATAGTCGATTTGATATCCTAGTGGCAGATCCAATAGCAACGATTACCACCCTTGGTGCCGAGAGCTATATCGTTACTGAAGGCGTAAAGGAAACCTCAAGCGACAACCCATTTGAACTGCTTAAGCGAGTGCAAGCTCAAGTTTTGCCTAACCTCGAATATTGTGGTGAACTACCTTTTATTGGCGGTGCTTTGGGCTATTTTTCGTATGACTTAGGTCGCCAAGTTGAGCGAATGCCATCTCTTGCCAAACAAGATCTCGTCACCCCTGACATGGCGATTGGTCTCTATGATTGGGCGTTGATTGTCGACCATAAAGAGAAATCCGCTTATGTCGTCGGCTCTGACACTGAAGAGAAATGGCAATGGCTGACCAGTCAGCAAGAGAATAAAGTTGAAGCGTTTGCACTGAGTGGTGGTTGGCAATCTAATATGACCAAAGAGTCATACAGCAGCAAGTTTGCTCAAGTTCAAGAATACCTGCGCTCTGGAGATTGTTACCAGATTAACTTGGCACAAAGATTCAGTGCGCCTTACCAAGGTTGTGAGTGGCAAGCTTATCAAAGGCTTGAAGGGGTAAACCAAGGTCCATTTTCTGCTTTCGTTAGAACGGAGCACGGCGCGATTCTAAGTGTCTCCCCTGAACGTTTCTTACAGGTGAAAGACAATGAAATTGAGACAAAGCCTATTAAAGGAACTCGCCCACGCTCTGCTGATCCACAAGCAGACCGAAATGCGGCTTATGAACTTGCTAACGCAGAAAAAGATCAAGCCGAAAATCTGATGATTGTTGACCTACTAAGAAACGATGTTGGCCGAGTGGCGAAACCTGGCAGCGTACACGTACCCAAACTTTTTGATATAGAGAGCTTTCCTGCGGTACACCATTTAGTCAGTACCATTTGTGCCAAGCTCGATGACCAATATTGCGCAGCGGACTTATTGAAAGCCTCATTCCCGGGTGGTTCTATCACAGGGGCACCTAAAATTCGCGCAATGGAAATTATTGAAGAGCTAGAGCCACACCGTCGAAGCGCTTACTGCGGCAGTATTGGCTATGTAAGCCGACATGGTCGTATGGACACCAGTATTACAATTCGTACGCTAGTCGCTGAAAATGGGAACATCCACGTATGGGCGGGAGGCGGTCTAGTCGCTGATAGCCAGTGTGAAGCGGAGTACCAAGAGACGCTTGATAAGTTGAGTAAGATCCTGCCGATCTTAGAGTAA
- a CDS encoding ATP-binding protein, with translation MDKDTPLERKLAREIAARKQAEALLEQKSLELYESNQHLKLVLTQLKRQTHSDLHKLEFEQHISEALIHFGRAFLSRTLDDGLIANLLERLTASSALSGVGLYIEPELMNSVIGNVFGSAEEKDLSLVKPYAIWHSNSLKLPIEVEHKIVGELTVDLTSEDIDREFVVNQLLLVAELLCSAISRQLIVTSNQEARARAEESERSTKEFVAMINHELRTPLNGLLGSAELLAGTQLDEEQQTLLSNLSHSGDLLRHIINDILDFSKMSAGMMQLIPSQFLWSEMREMVLGIFETKALEKGVGFEIIEQNTIPTALIGDFERISQILINLAGNAIKFTSHGKVIIKVKWENENLIFAISDTGIGISEESQAQLFTPFVQADRTAKRNFEGTGLGLAICKNLVELMSGEISLSSEIGKGSTFEVLLPLKETAEWTVSAGKAEQKTQFKPLDELSILVVDDIRMNQVIINQMLKKLSITPDMANNGLEAIKAFNSASYDLVFMDCRMPEMDGFEATAYLREQAYTLPIIALTAGTTLEEREKCIQCGMDDILTKPYTAKDLKLMLEKWS, from the coding sequence ATGGATAAGGACACCCCTTTAGAAAGAAAGCTAGCCAGAGAAATAGCTGCTCGTAAACAAGCCGAAGCGTTATTGGAGCAAAAAAGTTTAGAGCTGTACGAGTCTAATCAGCATTTGAAGTTGGTGCTAACGCAGCTAAAAAGGCAAACCCATAGTGATCTGCATAAGCTTGAATTCGAACAGCATATCAGTGAAGCGTTGATCCACTTCGGCAGGGCATTTTTAAGCCGAACGCTTGATGATGGCTTGATTGCCAATTTACTCGAAAGACTCACGGCTTCTTCGGCATTGTCTGGTGTAGGTTTGTACATTGAGCCCGAGCTGATGAACTCGGTTATCGGCAATGTATTTGGTTCGGCGGAAGAGAAAGATTTAAGCTTAGTGAAACCCTATGCGATCTGGCACAGCAATTCATTGAAGCTACCGATCGAAGTAGAGCATAAAATTGTCGGTGAACTGACTGTTGACTTGACTAGTGAAGATATCGACCGAGAGTTTGTGGTTAATCAGTTATTACTGGTTGCCGAGTTATTATGCAGCGCGATCAGTCGCCAACTGATTGTGACAAGCAACCAAGAAGCGAGAGCGAGGGCTGAAGAGTCAGAACGCTCGACCAAAGAGTTTGTTGCCATGATCAACCACGAACTCAGAACGCCTCTCAACGGTTTATTAGGCAGCGCTGAACTGTTAGCCGGAACTCAGTTAGATGAAGAGCAACAAACCCTGCTAAGCAACCTTTCGCATTCAGGCGACCTGCTTCGCCATATCATCAATGACATCCTCGACTTTAGCAAAATGAGTGCAGGGATGATGCAGTTGATTCCCTCGCAATTCTTATGGTCAGAAATGCGAGAAATGGTGTTAGGTATCTTCGAAACAAAAGCGCTAGAGAAAGGGGTCGGCTTTGAGATCATTGAACAAAACACGATTCCAACGGCTCTGATTGGTGACTTTGAACGTATTAGTCAGATTCTGATCAATTTGGCGGGCAATGCGATCAAGTTTACCTCGCACGGTAAGGTGATAATCAAAGTTAAGTGGGAAAACGAAAACTTAATCTTCGCTATCTCTGACACTGGGATAGGGATCAGTGAAGAGTCGCAAGCGCAATTGTTCACACCATTTGTTCAGGCTGATAGAACCGCGAAGCGAAACTTTGAAGGGACAGGGCTAGGTCTCGCGATCTGCAAAAATCTTGTCGAGTTGATGTCTGGCGAAATATCGCTCTCTAGTGAAATCGGAAAAGGAAGTACGTTTGAAGTGCTTTTGCCGCTTAAAGAAACCGCTGAGTGGACGGTGAGCGCTGGTAAAGCAGAACAGAAAACCCAATTTAAGCCGCTAGATGAGCTATCCATTCTTGTGGTTGATGATATTCGTATGAACCAAGTCATCATCAATCAAATGTTAAAGAAGCTCTCAATTACTCCTGATATGGCAAATAATGGCCTTGAGGCGATCAAGGCGTTTAATTCTGCTAGCTATGACCTTGTCTTTATGGATTGCCGTATGCCCGAGATGGATGGCTTTGAGGCTACCGCGTACTTAAGAGAGCAGGCGTATACATTACCCATCATTGCGTTAACGGCGGGAACCACGCTTGAAGAACGCGAGAAATGCATCCAGTGCGGTATGGATGATATTTTAACTAAGCCCTATACGGCCAAAGATCTAAAACTGATGCTCGAAAAATGGAGCTAG
- a CDS encoding heme NO-binding domain-containing protein, translated as MKGIIFTEFMDLVEQKFGLEELDSLLSAVGDDGVYTSVGSYDHRNLVKLIMQLSVRTGISPEDLQRVFGQSVFNNLYNTLPDNNSLQECKSTFQFIKLVEDYIHIEVKKLYPEANPPSFIFISEAESEMVFDYHSARCMSHVCLGLIEGCGEFFDEKIATTMENLAEDGSQVRFKVSVVG; from the coding sequence ATGAAAGGTATTATCTTTACTGAGTTTATGGACTTGGTTGAACAAAAATTTGGTTTAGAAGAACTGGATAGCTTGCTTTCCGCTGTGGGTGATGATGGCGTCTACACTTCTGTGGGCAGTTATGACCATCGCAACTTGGTCAAGCTCATCATGCAGCTCAGCGTTCGGACGGGTATCTCACCAGAAGATCTTCAACGAGTTTTTGGTCAGTCAGTTTTTAATAACCTTTATAACACCTTACCTGATAATAATAGCTTACAAGAGTGCAAGTCGACGTTTCAATTTATTAAATTGGTCGAAGACTATATCCATATCGAAGTTAAAAAACTTTATCCCGAAGCCAACCCTCCTTCCTTCATATTTATCTCTGAGGCGGAAAGCGAGATGGTCTTTGACTATCATAGTGCCCGTTGTATGTCTCATGTCTGTTTAGGTTTAATCGAAGGTTGTGGTGAGTTTTTTGATGAGAAGATAGCAACGACGATGGAAAACTTGGCGGAAGATGGCAGTCAAGTTCGGTTCAAGGTGAGTGTAGTAGGATAG
- a CDS encoding CoA pyrophosphatase has protein sequence MLSELNKNHLIQRFQMHQTVDYHQEALNRVSHLNQTHLRKASVLVGFVERENGINVLFTRRAKHLKHHPGQVSFPGGKFESSDIDLSHTALRETYEEVGIEQSQIEIFGQMPELVTISRFTVTPFLGFISPNYQTRIDKNEVDEVFEVPATVVLDREKLHSQQFRVNNFSHRVFGLSYNSHFIWGMTAQIIQAMQNHIMNQH, from the coding sequence GTGTTGTCTGAGCTAAATAAAAATCACTTGATCCAGCGATTTCAAATGCACCAAACCGTTGACTATCACCAAGAAGCTCTCAACCGTGTCTCACACCTCAATCAAACCCACTTACGTAAAGCCTCTGTGTTGGTTGGTTTTGTCGAACGCGAAAACGGCATTAATGTTCTTTTCACTCGCCGAGCCAAGCATCTGAAACATCACCCCGGTCAGGTCAGCTTTCCAGGTGGGAAATTCGAATCTAGTGATATCGACTTATCCCACACAGCGTTACGAGAGACTTATGAAGAAGTAGGAATAGAGCAAAGCCAAATTGAAATATTTGGTCAAATGCCAGAACTGGTAACAATAAGTCGATTTACAGTCACCCCCTTCTTGGGATTCATTTCTCCTAATTATCAAACACGCATTGACAAAAATGAAGTCGATGAAGTTTTTGAAGTGCCTGCTACTGTAGTTTTAGATAGAGAAAAATTACACAGTCAGCAATTTCGAGTTAACAATTTTTCACATCGAGTGTTTGGGCTTTCCTACAATTCTCATTTTATCTGGGGTATGACCGCGCAAATCATACAAGCGATGCAAAATCACATTATGAATCAGCATTAA
- a CDS encoding aromatic amino acid transport family protein, which translates to MNTTTTAASTAQSSSKFTYKDFTWCLSLFGTAVGAGVLFLPIKAGAGGFWPLVILALIAAPMTWFAHKSLARFVLSAKNPEADITDTVEEHFGKTGANLITFAYFFAIYPIVLIYGVGITNTVDSFLVNQMGMESIPRPILSGALIAAMTAGVVFGKELMLKATSALVYPLVFILLALSFYLIPDWNSSMVEVAPDWSSMPSVVWLAIPIIVFSFNHSPVISQFSKEQRRVHGENAVQKTDTITGGAAMMLMGFVMFFVFSVVLSLSPEQLAMAQEQNISVLSYLANVHESPLISYMGPLVAFAAITSSYFGHFLGAHEGLVGLIKSRSEAPVSKIEKGSLLFIVITTWIVAIVNPSILGMIETMGAPMIAAILFLMPVFAMQKVPAMAKYKTSAPVQIFTAICGIAAITSVIYGAL; encoded by the coding sequence ATGAATACTACAACTACTGCGGCTTCGACCGCACAATCGTCTAGTAAGTTTACTTACAAAGACTTCACTTGGTGTCTATCACTTTTCGGTACCGCTGTAGGTGCTGGCGTACTTTTCCTTCCTATTAAAGCAGGTGCAGGTGGTTTTTGGCCATTAGTTATCCTTGCTCTAATCGCAGCACCAATGACTTGGTTCGCTCACAAATCTCTTGCTCGCTTCGTACTTTCTGCGAAAAACCCTGAAGCTGATATCACTGACACTGTTGAAGAACACTTTGGTAAGACTGGCGCAAACCTTATTACTTTTGCCTACTTCTTCGCTATCTACCCAATCGTTCTTATCTACGGTGTTGGTATCACAAACACGGTTGACTCTTTTTTAGTTAACCAAATGGGTATGGAATCAATTCCTCGTCCAATCCTGTCAGGCGCACTAATCGCTGCAATGACTGCGGGCGTAGTGTTTGGTAAAGAGCTAATGCTGAAAGCGACATCTGCACTGGTATACCCACTAGTGTTCATCCTACTTGCGCTTTCTTTCTACCTAATTCCAGATTGGAACAGCTCAATGGTAGAAGTGGCACCTGACTGGTCTTCTATGCCATCTGTTGTTTGGCTAGCAATTCCAATCATCGTATTCTCTTTCAACCACAGCCCTGTTATCTCTCAGTTCTCTAAAGAGCAACGTCGTGTTCACGGTGAAAATGCAGTTCAGAAAACTGACACTATCACTGGCGGCGCAGCGATGATGCTAATGGGTTTTGTAATGTTCTTCGTATTCTCAGTTGTTCTATCTCTGTCTCCAGAGCAACTAGCAATGGCGCAAGAGCAAAACATCTCAGTTCTTTCTTACCTAGCGAACGTTCACGAATCACCACTTATCTCTTACATGGGTCCACTAGTGGCATTCGCAGCGATCACATCTAGCTACTTCGGTCACTTCCTAGGTGCACACGAAGGTCTAGTAGGTCTAATCAAATCTCGCTCTGAAGCGCCAGTAAGCAAGATTGAAAAAGGTTCTCTACTGTTCATCGTTATCACTACTTGGATCGTGGCTATCGTTAACCCGAGCATCCTAGGTATGATTGAAACAATGGGTGCGCCAATGATTGCGGCAATCCTATTCCTAATGCCAGTATTCGCAATGCAGAAAGTGCCAGCTATGGCGAAGTACAAAACTTCTGCACCTGTACAGATTTTCACAGCAATCTGTGGTATTGCGGCAATTACTTCTGTAATCTACGGCGCTCTTTAA
- a CDS encoding L-serine ammonia-lyase: protein MISVFDIYKIGVGPSSSHTVGPMKAGKEFIDDLRSMGKLRDITKITVDVYGSLSLTGKGHHTDIAIIMGLAGNTPEKVDIDSIPGFIARVEETERLPVGMHCHTVSFPKEGGMNFHTTNLELHENGMQIHAWIGEEKIYSKTYYSIGGGFIVDEENFGKEEENPVKAPYEFTTAEELVNQCKESGLSISTLVMKNQAALHSDEESRTYFANIWKTMRECMDRGMNTEGILPGPLRVPRRAAALRQQLLTSEKTTNDPMSVVDWVNMFAFAVNEENAAGGRVVTAPTNGACGIIPAVLAYYDKFIQTVTEKDYIRYFAASGAIGGLYKRNASISGAEVGCQGEVGVACSMAAAGLAELMGGSPEQVCMAAEIAMEHNLGLTCDPVAGQVQVPCIERNGIAAVKAINSTRMALRRSSAPTVSLDKVIETMLETGKDMNAKYRETSQGGLAVKVIC, encoded by the coding sequence ATGATTAGTGTTTTTGACATCTATAAGATCGGCGTTGGTCCTTCTAGCTCACACACTGTAGGCCCAATGAAAGCAGGTAAAGAATTTATTGATGATTTACGCTCAATGGGAAAATTGCGCGACATCACTAAAATTACCGTCGACGTTTATGGATCACTATCACTGACAGGGAAAGGTCACCACACCGATATTGCTATCATCATGGGTCTTGCAGGCAATACCCCTGAGAAAGTTGATATTGACTCTATTCCGGGCTTTATCGCTCGCGTAGAAGAAACTGAGCGCCTTCCTGTTGGCATGCACTGTCACACAGTATCGTTCCCTAAAGAGGGTGGTATGAACTTCCATACTACTAACCTTGAACTTCACGAAAATGGCATGCAAATTCATGCTTGGATCGGTGAAGAGAAGATTTACTCTAAGACTTATTACTCTATCGGCGGTGGTTTCATCGTTGATGAAGAGAACTTCGGTAAAGAAGAAGAAAACCCAGTGAAAGCTCCTTACGAGTTCACTACGGCTGAAGAGCTAGTGAATCAGTGTAAGGAAAGCGGTCTTTCTATCAGCACGCTGGTAATGAAAAACCAAGCTGCACTTCATTCTGACGAAGAGTCTCGCACTTATTTTGCTAACATCTGGAAAACCATGCGTGAGTGTATGGATCGCGGTATGAATACGGAAGGTATTTTGCCTGGTCCTCTACGTGTGCCTCGCCGTGCAGCAGCACTACGCCAGCAGCTTCTAACATCAGAGAAAACAACGAACGATCCTATGTCTGTTGTAGACTGGGTAAACATGTTCGCTTTCGCTGTTAACGAAGAAAACGCTGCGGGTGGCCGTGTTGTGACTGCGCCAACTAACGGTGCTTGTGGCATTATTCCAGCGGTATTGGCTTACTACGACAAGTTCATTCAAACAGTCACAGAGAAAGACTACATCCGTTACTTTGCAGCTTCTGGTGCAATCGGTGGTCTATACAAGCGTAACGCTTCTATCTCTGGTGCTGAAGTTGGCTGTCAGGGTGAAGTTGGTGTGGCATGTTCTATGGCGGCAGCGGGTCTTGCTGAGCTTATGGGTGGTAGCCCAGAGCAAGTATGTATGGCAGCCGAAATCGCAATGGAGCATAACCTAGGTCTGACTTGTGACCCAGTTGCAGGTCAAGTTCAGGTACCATGTATCGAACGTAACGGTATCGCTGCTGTTAAGGCAATCAACTCGACTCGTATGGCTCTACGCCGCTCTTCAGCGCCAACAGTTTCTCTGGATAAAGTAATTGAAACTATGCTAGAGACGGGTAAAGACATGAATGCTAAATACCGTGAAACATCTCAGGGTGGCCTAGCAGTTAAAGTCATCTGCTAA